The Antarcticibacterium flavum genome contains the following window.
ACGTACAGAACATTAGTGAAGCAAGACAAACCCGTCGTAAGGAGAAGGTTGAAACTTCCAAGGAAGAGATCCCAAATATGGACGAACGTGCAGCACAAAGCCGTGCAGCCGGACAAAGAACTCAACAACGCCCGCAGGTAACTGAAACTATTGTAAGGGAGCACGCTAAAATAGGAAGAAATGACAAAGTCACCATTAAGAATGTGATGACAGGTGAAAATAAAAGTATGAAATACAAACAGGCCATTCCTCTTATAGAAAAAGGAGATTGGGTATTGACAGGTAGCCAACCGTAATTCATCCTTGCCATAAACCATAAATCCCGGCAGCACGCCGGGATTTTTTTATACCAGAAAATCCTTAAATAATAAATCTTGCGTTCTATGAAGGGGATGAGGATATTATCCACTTCTAATTAGGTGCTGGTCACAACATTAATTTTCCCTACTTTTATTTTAAATCTAACCACTCATGAAAAATTTCAGCATTGAACTTAAATGGGGTATCATCTTCATTATCTCCGGCATCTTATGGGTATGGCTCGAAGTGATCTTTGGCCTGCACGATGTTTATATTGCCCAGCACCCACTCTATACTAATTTCTTCGGAATAATAGCCGTGGTGATCTATATTCTGGCTTTAAGAGAGAAAAAGCTGAAGTTCTTCAAAAATGAAATGAGCTGGAAAGAAGGATTTACATCGGGGATCGTGCTTACGATTATAATCACAATTCTCTCTCCCCTCTCCCAGTACATAGTTTACACCCTCATCTCACCTCAATACTTTGAAAACATCATCTCCTACAGCGTAGAGAATAACAGGATGACCAGGGAACAGGCAGAAACCTATTTTAGCCTTAGGTCCTATATGATACAGGCAACCTTCGGCGCTTTGGTTATGGGAGTGGTCACTGCAGCAGTAGTCGCGTGGTTTGTTAAGACGAAGAGAGTAGAATAAGTGTGGAAGGGATGTAGGTTGTAGGTTGTAGGTTGTCTCGAGAAGAATGATAATCATTCAGCACAAAAAATTATCCTGGTTCTTGGTTCTTGGTTCCTGTTTCTTGTTTCTTGTTTCTTCTTAAAAAAAACTCCGTGAAGAACTCCTCATACTCCGTGGTTAAACAAAGATAGCCCCGAGGAAATGAAAATCCTTCAACTTAATAGAAACCCAACTGACAACCGACAACCGATAACTCACAACTGACAACCCCTAACTCCTATCTCTTAAATTCTAACCAATCTTCAACAACAAATTAGGATTGGGACAATTACCAAGATAGAACTCAATATCCTCTTTTGCCGCTACGCCAGGGTAATCTCCCGAGTTTCCCTGCAGATCATCAATAACCTGGAAATGTAGGTGAGGAGCGTAATCTCCGTTTACCTTAGAAGAACCAAGGGTTCCTATTTTATCACCTGCTTCCACAATTTGACCAAAGGCTAGGTTTTTAATCGAAGGCCGGCTCAAATGCCCATACAGGGTATAAAAAGTCTTTTCTGCAAACACATGTTCCAGGATAATAGTAGGGCCATAGTTCCCAAAACCCTCATTATCCTGAAAACTATGCACTGTCCCGTCTAGCGGGGCCAGCACTGTTGTACCGCCATCACACCATAAGTCAAGTCCAATATGTATCTCCCGGGGTGATGGTGTACTCTCATTATTGAATATCACACTGCGCTGGTATAAATTACGTATTTCATTATAACCGCCATACGCCACCTTTCCTTTCCTGGAAGCCACATATTGATCTATATATTTTTTGTACTCTCCAGAGGATGGGATCTTAATGGCATTAAGCTCCTTATTTTTACCTGAGAGATCTATATGTACAAAATCCTTTTGCTTATACTTCGTATCTATAACAGGAGTAAACCCTGTAGTACATTCCTTCAAAAGATTAGCAAAATCCTGTGTGGCCATTGGTCATTTTTTTTCAAAAATAACCTATTTTATTACAATTTCACTAAAAGTTGCGTTAATGGATATACTCCTGTTGGCATTTCCTGCACCGTAATATCCATTCAGCAATTGGTTGTCATATGATGTGGTAGACTTCACTGTTGCAGCTTTAGGGTAGTCGATCTTGCTCTGGGAACCATTGTAATTAAAGTTAAGTCCTGTTTTAGGGATACTTAGGTGCAAATCACTGTTCTTTAAACTTATATCCAGGTTTTTAAATGCAGGGTTGAGCTTTCCAATTTTTAATTCTCCAAATGTACCCGAGAGGATCCCGGTTTCTTCGATCTCACCTATACTCACATCACTGGAATTGGAAACAAGCTTAATACTCCTTGCTTTTTTGATCTCACAGTTTTGAACATAGCTGGTATTTAGCACCCCATAATTCCACTGTGAAACACGTATGGGAGAATAGGACGCCTTTACTTCTGTACCCTGCCCATCTATTATGTTGGCCGTTAACTGGCTATGAGAAAGGCTGGCTTTAAGATTTGTGGTTTTTTCTCCCAGTTTGACCTCGCCGTGCCTCACATCAAGGTTAAGTTTTGCGTTGGCAGGTATCATAATTTTGAGGTGACGGTTAGCTTTTGCCCCTCCTTTTATGCTCATTACCCTGACACCGGAATTCCCTTCCCGGGCCTCCATTTCTTTCTCGAATTGTTCTCCCCATTTTTCCATTTC
Protein-coding sequences here:
- a CDS encoding type 1 periplasmic-binding domain-containing protein, with protein sequence MRIFKLNTLLLLLVLSTGTVLAQHKKLDKTFKTNEDVKINLDARHTNVSFETWNKNEVRVEAYIDGKIDAAEAKALLDSWQFDARGNAVEVTISSGGGMMRQPDMNMAALTESLGHLQELIAPLMTEMVAPMMQSFSENPPLPPDFADKMGALNFDFEAYQKDGEKYMKKWEEKIEQKFGKDFEASMEKWAAQFEKNAEVWEKNMEKKMEVKGEKFEKSMEKWAESFGAEMEKWGEQFEKEMEAREGNSGVRVMSIKGGAKANRHLKIMIPANAKLNLDVRHGEVKLGEKTTNLKASLSHSQLTANIIDGQGTEVKASYSPIRVSQWNYGVLNTSYVQNCEIKKARSIKLVSNSSDVSIGEIEETGILSGTFGELKIGKLNPAFKNLDISLKNSDLHLSIPKTGLNFNYNGSQSKIDYPKAATVKSTTSYDNQLLNGYYGAGNANRSISINATFSEIVIK
- a CDS encoding peptidoglycan DD-metalloendopeptidase family protein, which gives rise to MATQDFANLLKECTTGFTPVIDTKYKQKDFVHIDLSGKNKELNAIKIPSSGEYKKYIDQYVASRKGKVAYGGYNEIRNLYQRSVIFNNESTPSPREIHIGLDLWCDGGTTVLAPLDGTVHSFQDNEGFGNYGPTIILEHVFAEKTFYTLYGHLSRPSIKNLAFGQIVEAGDKIGTLGSSKVNGDYAPHLHFQVIDDLQGNSGDYPGVAAKEDIEFYLGNCPNPNLLLKIG
- a CDS encoding DUF4199 domain-containing protein, whose protein sequence is MKNFSIELKWGIIFIISGILWVWLEVIFGLHDVYIAQHPLYTNFFGIIAVVIYILALREKKLKFFKNEMSWKEGFTSGIVLTIIITILSPLSQYIVYTLISPQYFENIISYSVENNRMTREQAETYFSLRSYMIQATFGALVMGVVTAAVVAWFVKTKRVE